One segment of Streptomyces sp. NBC_01463 DNA contains the following:
- a CDS encoding alpha/beta hydrolase: MRLSGRITAAAGAALAVLGTLLVSGSTAVSAAPAPKPGVQDTFDSLGPDVKAAELSTGRTAHYIDEGRRGGTPVLFIGGTGTSARAAHMTDFFRTTRENLGLRLISVERNGFGDTEYDKSLGKADFAKDALEVLDRIGVGKVSVVAISGGGPYAAELAARAPGRIKALHLAAALPPYGEKPAYCGLSDDALADAVKDSIADPRSWWAFPDDSAVKSIPGFADTAYEEGARTYNQRGQKSDPAPQVHEQRLYCERPGPDLSKLKAPVYLYGGEKDTTVPPATLATWREALPVTPVVRTYADSGHDVQYRHWDQILVDLAGHGDRTVVCHGDHTKLMAPKQADRLVASGRATLGSCAWQ; this comes from the coding sequence GTGAGACTGTCCGGGAGAATCACCGCCGCGGCCGGCGCCGCACTCGCCGTACTCGGAACGCTGCTGGTCAGCGGCTCCACGGCGGTCAGCGCCGCACCGGCACCGAAGCCGGGGGTGCAGGACACCTTCGACTCGCTGGGGCCGGACGTGAAGGCGGCGGAGCTCTCCACCGGCCGGACCGCGCACTACATCGACGAGGGCCGCCGGGGCGGCACCCCGGTCCTCTTTATCGGCGGCACCGGCACGAGCGCCCGGGCGGCGCACATGACGGACTTCTTCCGCACCACCCGCGAGAACCTCGGCCTGCGCCTGATCTCCGTGGAACGCAACGGCTTCGGCGACACGGAGTACGACAAGTCCCTGGGCAAGGCCGACTTCGCGAAGGACGCCCTGGAGGTCCTGGACCGGATCGGCGTCGGCAAGGTCTCCGTCGTCGCGATCTCCGGCGGCGGCCCCTACGCCGCCGAGCTCGCCGCACGCGCCCCCGGCCGCATCAAGGCCCTCCACCTCGCCGCCGCGCTCCCGCCGTACGGCGAGAAGCCCGCGTACTGCGGCCTGAGCGACGACGCGCTGGCCGACGCGGTCAAGGACTCGATCGCCGACCCGCGCTCCTGGTGGGCCTTCCCCGACGACAGCGCCGTCAAGTCCATCCCGGGCTTCGCCGACACCGCGTACGAGGAAGGGGCCCGCACGTACAACCAGCGCGGCCAGAAGTCCGATCCGGCCCCGCAGGTGCACGAACAGCGGCTCTACTGCGAGCGCCCCGGCCCCGACCTGTCGAAACTGAAGGCTCCGGTGTACCTCTACGGCGGCGAGAAGGACACCACCGTCCCGCCGGCCACCCTCGCCACCTGGCGCGAGGCGCTGCCGGTCACCCCGGTGGTGCGGACGTACGCGGACTCCGGCCATGACGTCCAGTACCGCCACTGGGACCAGATCCTGGTGGACCTCGCCGGGCACGGGGACCGCACGGTCGTCTGCCACGGCGACCACACGAAGCTGATGGCACCGAAGCAGGCGGACCGCCTCGTCGCCTCCGGCCGGGCCACGCTGGGCAGTTGCGCCTGGCAGTGA
- the pta gene encoding phosphate acetyltransferase, translated as MTRSVYVTGIDRGDGRQVVDLGVMELLTRQVDRVGVFRPLVHDDPDRLFELLRARYRLSQDPGTVYGLDYHEASAIQAEQGTDELVSRLVERFHRVAADYEVVLVLGTDYAATQLPDELALNARLANEFGASVIAVVGGQDQDAESVKAETRNAYRAYAGLGCDVLAMIVNRVASADRDVITERLSATLPVPCSVLPDDPALSAPTVAQITAALDGTVLLGDDAGLARDALDFVFGGAMLPNLLKALTPGCMVVTPGDRSDLVVGSLAAHSAGTPPIAGVLLTLNERPGEEVLKLAARLAPGTPVVSVAGGSFPTAGELFALEGKLNAATPRKAETALGLFERHVDTAALLDRISVARSGRVTPMMFEHELLEQARADRRRVVLPEGTEERVLRAADVLLRRDVCDLTLLGDPDVIRKKAADLGIDLAGTQLIDPQTSELRKAFAERYAQLRAHRGVTVELAYDVVSDVNYFGTLMVQEGLADGMVSGAVHSTAATIRPAFEIIKTKPDASIVSSVFFMCLADKVLVYGDCAVNPDPNAEQLADIAVQSAVTAARFGVEPRIAMLSYSTGTSGTGADVDKVREATDRVRESRPDLMIEGPIQYDAAVEPSVAATKLPGSEVAGQATVLIFPDLNTGNNTYKAVQRSAGAVAVGPVLQGLRKPVNDLSRGALVQDIVNTVAITAIQAQGEE; from the coding sequence GTGACGCGCAGCGTGTACGTGACCGGGATCGACCGGGGAGACGGCCGTCAGGTGGTCGACCTGGGAGTCATGGAGCTCCTGACGCGTCAGGTGGACCGGGTCGGGGTGTTCCGCCCCCTGGTCCACGACGACCCGGACCGGCTGTTCGAGCTGCTGCGGGCCCGCTACCGGCTCTCGCAGGACCCGGGCACCGTCTACGGACTCGACTACCACGAGGCCTCGGCGATCCAGGCGGAGCAGGGTACCGACGAACTGGTCTCCCGGCTCGTCGAGCGCTTCCACCGGGTGGCCGCGGACTACGAGGTGGTCCTCGTCCTCGGCACCGACTACGCCGCCACCCAGCTCCCCGACGAGCTGGCGCTGAACGCCCGTCTCGCCAACGAGTTCGGCGCCTCGGTGATCGCGGTGGTCGGCGGCCAGGACCAGGACGCGGAGTCGGTGAAGGCCGAGACCCGCAACGCGTACCGCGCGTACGCCGGTCTGGGCTGCGACGTCCTCGCGATGATCGTGAACCGGGTGGCCTCGGCGGACCGCGACGTGATCACGGAGCGGCTCTCGGCGACGCTGCCGGTGCCGTGTTCGGTGCTGCCGGACGACCCGGCGCTCTCGGCGCCGACGGTCGCGCAGATCACCGCGGCACTGGACGGCACGGTGCTGCTCGGCGACGACGCGGGCCTGGCCAGGGACGCGCTGGACTTCGTCTTCGGCGGCGCGATGCTGCCGAACCTGCTGAAGGCGCTGACGCCGGGGTGCATGGTGGTGACGCCCGGGGACCGGTCGGACCTGGTGGTCGGCTCGCTCGCCGCGCACAGTGCCGGCACGCCGCCCATCGCGGGCGTGCTGCTGACGCTGAACGAGCGGCCGGGCGAGGAGGTGCTCAAACTGGCCGCGCGGCTCGCACCCGGCACCCCGGTGGTCTCGGTGGCCGGCGGCTCGTTCCCCACCGCCGGGGAACTCTTCGCCCTGGAGGGCAAGCTGAACGCGGCGACGCCGCGCAAGGCCGAGACGGCGCTGGGGCTCTTCGAGCGACATGTCGACACGGCCGCACTCCTCGACCGGATCTCGGTCGCCCGCAGCGGCCGGGTCACGCCGATGATGTTCGAGCACGAACTGCTGGAGCAGGCACGCGCGGACCGGCGCCGGGTGGTGCTGCCGGAGGGCACCGAGGAACGGGTGCTGCGCGCCGCCGACGTACTGCTGCGGCGCGACGTCTGCGACCTCACCCTGCTGGGCGACCCCGACGTCATCCGCAAGAAGGCCGCGGACCTGGGCATCGACCTGGCGGGCACCCAGCTGATCGACCCGCAGACCTCCGAGCTGCGCAAGGCCTTCGCCGAGCGGTACGCGCAGCTGCGCGCGCACCGCGGGGTGACGGTCGAGCTCGCGTACGACGTCGTCTCGGACGTCAACTACTTCGGCACCCTGATGGTGCAGGAGGGGCTCGCGGACGGCATGGTCTCCGGGGCCGTGCACTCCACGGCGGCGACGATCCGGCCGGCGTTCGAGATCATCAAGACGAAGCCGGACGCCTCGATCGTCTCCTCGGTCTTCTTCATGTGCCTCGCCGACAAGGTCCTGGTGTACGGCGACTGCGCGGTCAACCCGGACCCGAACGCGGAGCAGCTCGCGGACATCGCCGTGCAGTCGGCCGTCACCGCGGCCCGCTTCGGTGTGGAGCCGAGGATCGCGATGCTCTCCTACTCGACCGGGACCTCGGGCACCGGCGCCGACGTCGACAAGGTCCGTGAGGCGACGGACCGGGTGCGCGAGAGCCGCCCGGATCTGATGATCGAGGGTCCGATCCAGTACGACGCCGCGGTGGAGCCGAGCGTCGCGGCGACGAAGCTGCCCGGTTCCGAGGTGGCGGGCCAGGCGACGGTGCTGATCTTCCCGGACCTGAACACCGGCAACAACACCTACAAGGCCGTGCAGCGCTCGGCCGGCGCGGTGGCGGTCGGCCCGGTCCTCCAGGGACTGCGCAAGCCCGTCAACGACCTGTCCCGGGGCGCACTCGTCCAGGACATCGTCAACACCGTGGCCATCACGGCGATCCAGGCACAGGGCGAGGAGTGA
- a CDS encoding tetratricopeptide repeat protein — protein MQPRNMSMSGVVDLAAVKAAGEAKVKAEQARAETARQGGPAAVPPSSLVIDVDEAGFESDVLQRSAEVPVVIDFWAEWCEPCKQLGPLLERLAREYNGRFVLAKVDVDANQMLMQQFGIQGIPAVFAVVAGQALPLFQGAAPESQIRETLDQLIQVGEERFGLTGIAVDQDEAGPEAAQAPEVPAGPYDALLEAAAQALDANDFAGAVQAYKNVLSDEPANSEAKLGLAQAELLARVQQMDPQQVRKDAAGDPGDVDAQIAAADLDLVGGHVEDAFGRLVETVRRNFGDDRDRVRVRLLELFEVIGPEDPRVGAARTALARVLF, from the coding sequence ATGCAGCCTAGGAACATGTCCATGAGCGGCGTCGTCGACCTCGCCGCGGTGAAGGCGGCCGGTGAGGCCAAGGTGAAGGCGGAGCAGGCCCGTGCCGAGACCGCCCGGCAGGGTGGCCCCGCAGCCGTACCCCCGTCCTCCCTCGTGATCGATGTCGATGAGGCGGGATTCGAGAGCGATGTCCTGCAGCGCTCCGCCGAGGTCCCGGTCGTCATCGACTTCTGGGCCGAGTGGTGCGAGCCGTGCAAGCAGCTGGGCCCGCTCCTGGAGCGCCTGGCCCGTGAGTACAACGGCCGTTTCGTCCTGGCCAAGGTCGACGTCGACGCCAACCAGATGCTGATGCAGCAGTTCGGGATCCAGGGCATCCCGGCGGTCTTCGCCGTGGTCGCCGGACAGGCGCTGCCCCTCTTCCAGGGCGCCGCCCCCGAGTCGCAGATCCGCGAGACGCTGGACCAGCTGATCCAGGTGGGCGAGGAGCGGTTCGGCCTCACCGGCATCGCGGTCGACCAGGACGAGGCGGGCCCCGAGGCGGCGCAGGCTCCCGAGGTGCCCGCGGGACCGTACGACGCACTGCTGGAGGCGGCCGCGCAGGCGCTGGACGCCAATGACTTCGCCGGCGCCGTCCAGGCGTACAAGAACGTCCTCTCGGACGAACCGGCCAACAGCGAGGCCAAGCTGGGCCTCGCCCAGGCGGAACTCCTGGCCCGGGTCCAGCAGATGGACCCGCAGCAGGTCCGCAAGGACGCCGCCGGGGATCCGGGTGACGTGGACGCGCAGATCGCGGCGGCCGACCTCGATCTGGTCGGCGGTCATGTCGAGGACGCGTTCGGCCGGCTCGTCGAGACGGTCCGCCGCAATTTCGGTGACGACCGGGACCGTGTACGGGTCCGTCTCCTGGAGCTCTTCGAGGTGATCGGCCCCGAGGACCCGCGTGTCGGCGCCGCGCGGACCGCACTCGCGCGCGTCTTGTTCTGA
- a CDS encoding TetR/AcrR family transcriptional regulator, which translates to MLSRSHPKAPRTGRPRSAAADEAILEATRASLVDLGWSKLTMGDVATRAGVAKTTLYRRWAGKNELVVDAVAVLFDELELPDLGSLSADVQAVVLQFAALLERPETQTALMAVVAESTRDEALRTRIRDSIVDRQKRLVLQGRQRAQERGELPVEQDEATAALTADLIFDVIAGAVVHRALVSAEPVDADWARRFTLLLLAGLGAAAAG; encoded by the coding sequence ATGCTGAGCCGCAGCCACCCCAAAGCCCCACGAACGGGACGTCCGCGCAGTGCCGCGGCCGACGAGGCGATCCTCGAAGCCACCAGAGCCTCGCTGGTCGACCTCGGCTGGTCGAAGCTGACGATGGGTGATGTGGCGACGCGTGCGGGGGTCGCGAAGACGACGCTGTACCGGCGCTGGGCGGGCAAGAACGAACTGGTCGTGGACGCGGTCGCGGTGCTCTTCGACGAGCTGGAACTGCCGGACCTGGGCAGCCTGTCCGCTGATGTGCAGGCGGTGGTGCTGCAGTTCGCCGCGCTGCTGGAGCGGCCGGAGACCCAGACCGCGCTGATGGCGGTGGTCGCGGAGTCGACCCGCGACGAGGCGCTGCGCACCCGCATCCGCGACTCGATCGTGGACCGGCAGAAACGTCTCGTCCTCCAGGGACGGCAACGGGCGCAGGAGCGCGGCGAACTGCCCGTCGAGCAGGACGAGGCCACGGCGGCCCTGACGGCCGACCTGATCTTCGACGTGATCGCCGGCGCGGTGGTGCACCGGGCCCTGGTGAGCGCCGAGCCCGTCGACGCGGACTGGGCCCGGCGCTTCACGCTGCTGCTCCTCGCGGGCCTGGGCGCGGCCGCCGCGGGCTAG
- a CDS encoding 6-phosphofructokinase: MRIGVLTAGGDCPGLNAVIRSVVHRAVVGHGDEVIGFEDGFKGLLDGHFRPLDLNAVSGILARGGTILGSARLERDRLREAAENCAELSRRYGMDALIPIGGEGTLTAARMLSDAGMPVVGVPKTIDNDISATDRTFGFDTAVGVATEAIDRLKTTAESHQRVMVVEVMGRHAGWIALESGMAGGAHGICLPERQFQVEDLVKMVEERFARGKKFAVICVAEGAHPAEGSMPYAKGAIDQFGHERFQGIGNRLAVELETRLGKEARPVILGHVQRGGTPTAYDRVLATRFGWHAVEAAHRGDFGRMTALRGNDIEMVPLADAVTQLKTVPVARMHEAESVF, encoded by the coding sequence ATGCGCATCGGAGTTCTCACCGCAGGCGGCGACTGCCCAGGCCTGAACGCAGTGATCCGCTCGGTCGTGCACCGTGCCGTGGTGGGTCACGGCGACGAGGTCATCGGGTTCGAGGACGGCTTCAAGGGCCTCCTCGACGGCCACTTCCGCCCCCTCGACCTCAACGCGGTCAGCGGCATCCTCGCCCGCGGCGGCACCATCCTCGGCTCCGCCCGCCTGGAGCGCGACCGGCTGCGCGAAGCGGCGGAGAACTGCGCCGAGCTGAGCCGCCGTTACGGCATGGACGCACTCATCCCGATCGGCGGCGAGGGCACCCTCACGGCCGCCCGGATGCTGTCGGACGCGGGCATGCCCGTCGTCGGCGTCCCCAAGACCATCGACAACGACATCTCGGCCACCGACCGCACCTTCGGCTTCGACACCGCCGTGGGCGTCGCCACCGAGGCCATAGACCGGCTGAAGACCACCGCCGAGTCCCACCAGCGCGTCATGGTCGTCGAGGTGATGGGCCGCCACGCGGGCTGGATCGCTCTGGAGTCCGGCATGGCCGGCGGCGCGCACGGAATCTGTCTGCCCGAGCGGCAGTTCCAGGTCGAGGACCTGGTCAAGATGGTCGAGGAACGCTTCGCGCGCGGCAAGAAGTTCGCCGTCATCTGCGTCGCCGAGGGCGCGCACCCGGCCGAGGGCTCCATGCCGTACGCCAAGGGCGCGATCGACCAGTTCGGCCACGAGCGCTTCCAGGGCATCGGCAACCGCCTGGCCGTCGAACTGGAGACCCGGCTCGGCAAGGAGGCCCGCCCGGTCATCCTCGGTCACGTCCAGCGCGGCGGCACACCGACCGCCTACGACCGGGTGCTCGCCACCCGCTTCGGCTGGCACGCGGTGGAGGCGGCCCACCGGGGCGACTTCGGGCGGATGACCGCGCTGCGCGGCAACGACATCGAGATGGTGCCGCTGGCCGACGCGGTCACCCAGCTCAAGACCGTTCCCGTGGCCCGGATGCACGAGGCCGAATCGGTGTTCTGA
- a CDS encoding DUF6230 family protein — protein sequence MSSQVRGGTRWKRFAVVMVPSVIATAAVGVGLAQGALAASFSVSGQEFKVSADELVGHDFVQYGSVATGKDLKGKDQAAPVAVSGFSSATITNMCQSVVTPDLPFGLGNVTLQLTAGDPDKTGGRKVEAKDLYLDVSQLDADAKFEDLDIGVAAGSLKGPGIQPGTQANPYGFSQRAKVATLKKVEQRAWATTAGTFELPGLSLKLHKGVKECY from the coding sequence ATGAGTTCCCAGGTTCGCGGTGGCACGAGATGGAAGCGTTTCGCTGTCGTCATGGTGCCGAGCGTCATAGCCACCGCCGCGGTGGGTGTGGGTCTGGCACAGGGCGCGCTCGCCGCGTCGTTCAGCGTGTCCGGCCAGGAGTTCAAGGTCAGCGCGGATGAGCTGGTCGGCCATGACTTCGTGCAGTACGGCAGTGTGGCGACGGGCAAGGACCTCAAGGGCAAGGACCAGGCGGCCCCGGTCGCCGTGTCCGGGTTCAGCAGCGCCACCATCACCAACATGTGCCAGTCGGTCGTCACTCCCGACCTGCCGTTCGGTCTCGGCAACGTGACGCTCCAGCTCACCGCCGGTGACCCGGACAAGACCGGTGGCCGCAAGGTCGAGGCCAAGGACCTGTACCTCGACGTCTCGCAGCTCGACGCGGACGCGAAGTTCGAGGACCTCGACATCGGCGTCGCCGCCGGTTCGCTGAAGGGCCCGGGCATCCAGCCCGGCACGCAGGCCAACCCGTACGGCTTCTCGCAGCGGGCCAAGGTGGCCACGCTGAAGAAGGTCGAGCAGCGGGCATGGGCCACGACGGCCGGCACGTTCGAGCTGCCCGGTCTGTCGCTGAAGCTCCACAAGGGCGTCAAGGAGTGCTACTAA
- the pyk gene encoding pyruvate kinase has protein sequence MRRSKIVCTLGPAVDSHEQLVALIEAGMSVARFNFSHGSHAEHQGRYDRVRKAAAETGRAVGVLADLQGPKIRLAKFAEGPVELVRGDEFVITAEDVPGDKSICGTTYKGLPGDVAKGDPILINDGNVELKVVSVEGPRVHTIVIEGGVISDHKGINLPGAAVNVPALSEKDIDDLRFALRMGCDLVALSFVRDAGDVKDVHKVMDEEGRRVPVIAKVEKPQAVENMEGVVMAFDGVMVARGDLAVEYPLEKVPMVQKRLVELCRRNAKPVIVATQMMESMITNSRPTRAEASDVANAILDGADAVMLSAESSVGAYPIETVKTMSKIVVAAEEELLSKGLQPLVPGKKPRTQGGSVARAACEIADFLNGEALVAFTQSGDTARRLSRYRAAQPILAFTTDESTRNQLALSWGVEAHVVPHVDTTDAMVDLVDAELLKLDRYSNGDTMVITAGSPPGVPGTTNMVRVHHVGGQERDRD, from the coding sequence ATGCGCCGTTCCAAAATCGTCTGCACCCTCGGTCCCGCCGTCGACTCCCATGAGCAGCTCGTCGCTCTGATCGAGGCCGGCATGAGCGTGGCCCGATTCAACTTCAGTCACGGTTCCCACGCGGAGCACCAGGGTCGTTACGACCGGGTCCGCAAGGCCGCCGCCGAGACCGGCCGGGCGGTCGGCGTACTCGCCGACCTCCAGGGCCCGAAGATCCGCCTCGCGAAGTTCGCCGAGGGTCCCGTCGAGCTGGTCCGCGGGGACGAGTTCGTCATCACCGCCGAGGACGTCCCCGGCGACAAGTCGATCTGCGGCACGACCTACAAGGGTCTGCCCGGCGACGTCGCCAAGGGCGACCCGATCCTGATCAACGACGGCAACGTCGAACTGAAGGTCGTCTCCGTCGAGGGCCCCCGGGTCCACACCATCGTCATCGAGGGCGGGGTGATCTCCGACCACAAGGGGATCAACCTGCCGGGTGCGGCGGTCAACGTCCCGGCCCTGTCCGAGAAGGACATCGACGACCTGCGCTTCGCCCTGAGGATGGGCTGCGACCTGGTCGCCCTCTCCTTCGTGCGGGACGCCGGTGACGTCAAGGACGTCCACAAGGTCATGGACGAGGAGGGCCGCCGGGTCCCCGTCATCGCCAAGGTGGAGAAGCCGCAGGCCGTCGAGAACATGGAGGGCGTCGTCATGGCGTTCGACGGTGTGATGGTCGCCCGTGGCGACCTCGCCGTCGAGTACCCGCTGGAGAAGGTCCCGATGGTGCAGAAGCGCCTCGTGGAGCTCTGCCGGCGCAACGCCAAGCCGGTGATCGTGGCGACCCAGATGATGGAGTCGATGATCACCAACTCCCGTCCGACCCGCGCCGAGGCGTCCGACGTCGCCAACGCGATCCTGGACGGCGCGGACGCGGTCATGCTCTCCGCCGAGTCCTCGGTCGGCGCGTACCCGATCGAGACGGTCAAGACGATGTCGAAGATCGTCGTCGCCGCCGAGGAGGAACTGCTCTCCAAGGGCCTCCAGCCGCTGGTGCCGGGCAAGAAGCCCCGCACCCAGGGTGGTTCGGTGGCCCGCGCGGCCTGCGAGATCGCGGACTTCCTGAACGGTGAGGCCCTGGTCGCCTTCACCCAGTCCGGCGACACCGCCCGCCGCCTCTCCCGCTACCGCGCGGCCCAGCCCATCCTGGCCTTCACCACGGACGAGTCCACCCGCAACCAGCTGGCCCTCAGCTGGGGCGTCGAGGCCCACGTGGTCCCGCACGTGGACACCACGGACGCGATGGTGGACCTGGTCGACGCGGAGCTGCTGAAGCTGGACCGCTACAGCAACGGCGACACGATGGTCATCACGGCCGGCTCGCCCCCCGGCGTCCCCGGCACGACCAACATGGTGCGCGTGCACCACGTGGGCGGCCAGGAGCGCGACCGCGACTGA
- a CDS encoding DUF6114 domain-containing protein → MSPESQGQNEHYLSVVRRRFRTWRGNRPFWAGLFTMLGGVPIAYFPYANMHLGNMTLAMSTTAGAGSLIIGVLLVTLGLTMWFHHIVRVFAGVAAILLALISIPVANIGGFLIGFLFALIGGALSVSWVPGKPQPDEAAPDQGLLGEADEPVLLGDEAPGAPSYAQEEHAAAYPGGALHGMGVPEQQPAKYDTTVEVDGGRHRAG, encoded by the coding sequence ATGAGCCCCGAATCCCAAGGGCAGAACGAGCACTACCTCAGCGTCGTCCGGCGGCGCTTCCGCACCTGGCGGGGTAACCGGCCGTTCTGGGCGGGTCTGTTCACCATGCTGGGCGGTGTACCCATCGCGTACTTCCCGTACGCGAACATGCACCTCGGCAACATGACGCTGGCCATGTCCACCACCGCGGGCGCCGGATCGCTCATCATCGGGGTCCTGCTCGTCACGCTGGGCCTGACGATGTGGTTCCACCACATAGTCCGGGTGTTCGCGGGTGTCGCGGCGATCCTGCTGGCGCTGATCTCCATACCCGTCGCCAACATCGGCGGCTTCCTGATCGGCTTCCTGTTCGCCCTGATCGGTGGCGCGCTCTCCGTGTCCTGGGTCCCGGGCAAGCCGCAGCCGGACGAGGCCGCACCGGACCAAGGCCTGCTCGGCGAGGCCGACGAGCCGGTCCTCCTCGGCGATGAGGCGCCCGGCGCCCCCTCGTACGCGCAGGAGGAGCACGCCGCGGCGTACCCCGGGGGCGCGCTCCACGGGATGGGTGTCCCCGAGCAGCAGCCGGCGAAGTACGACACGACAGTTGAGGTCGACGGCGGGAGGCATCGTGCGGGGTGA
- a CDS encoding acetate kinase — protein MTTTEGAAAGKGASRVLVLNSGSSSVKYQLLDMRDHSRLAAGLVERIGEETSRLVHTPLTGGGGESRERAGRIPDHEAALKAAAEELAADGLGLDSPELAAIGHRVVHGGLRFSEPTVITDEVLTEIERLVPVAPLHNPANITGIRTAQALRPDLPQVAVFDTAFHTTMPEYASRYAIDVETADAHRIRRYGFHGTSHAYVSRKTAELLGRAPEDVNVIVLHLGNGASASAVAGGRCVETSMGLTPLEGLVMGTRSGDIDPAVTFHLKRVAGMSADEIDVLLNKKSGLVGLCGDNDMREIRRRIDEGDERAALAFDIYVHRLKKYIGAYSAVLGRVDAVVFTAGVGENSAPVREAAIAGLEELGLVVDADLNAVRSGAPRLISPDYARVAVAVVPTDEELEIANQTFALVDN, from the coding sequence ATGACCACCACCGAAGGTGCCGCAGCAGGCAAGGGAGCGAGCCGGGTGCTCGTCCTCAACTCCGGCTCCTCCTCCGTGAAGTACCAGCTCCTCGACATGCGCGACCACTCCCGGCTGGCGGCCGGGCTGGTCGAGCGGATCGGCGAGGAGACCTCCCGGCTCGTGCACACCCCGCTCACCGGTGGCGGCGGCGAGAGCCGGGAGCGCGCCGGCCGGATCCCCGACCACGAGGCGGCGCTCAAGGCGGCGGCCGAGGAACTGGCGGCCGACGGGCTCGGCCTCGACTCCCCCGAACTGGCCGCGATCGGCCACCGGGTGGTGCACGGCGGGCTCCGGTTCAGCGAGCCGACCGTGATCACGGACGAGGTGCTGACGGAGATCGAGCGCCTGGTGCCGGTGGCGCCGCTGCACAACCCGGCGAACATCACCGGCATCCGCACCGCCCAGGCGCTGCGCCCGGACCTGCCGCAGGTGGCGGTGTTCGACACGGCGTTCCACACGACGATGCCGGAGTACGCCTCCCGGTACGCGATCGACGTGGAGACGGCCGACGCGCACCGGATCCGGCGCTACGGATTCCACGGCACCTCGCACGCGTACGTCTCGCGCAAGACGGCCGAGCTGCTGGGCCGCGCCCCCGAGGACGTCAACGTCATCGTGCTGCACCTGGGCAACGGCGCCTCGGCCTCCGCGGTGGCGGGCGGCCGGTGCGTGGAGACCTCGATGGGACTGACCCCCTTGGAGGGGCTGGTCATGGGTACGCGCTCCGGAGACATCGATCCGGCCGTCACCTTCCACCTCAAGCGGGTGGCGGGCATGTCGGCGGACGAGATCGACGTCCTGCTCAACAAGAAGAGCGGTCTGGTGGGCCTCTGCGGCGACAACGACATGCGGGAGATCCGGCGCCGGATCGACGAGGGCGACGAGCGGGCGGCGCTCGCCTTCGACATCTACGTGCACCGGCTGAAGAAGTACATCGGCGCCTATTCGGCGGTCCTCGGGCGGGTGGACGCCGTGGTCTTCACGGCGGGGGTCGGTGAGAACTCGGCTCCCGTACGGGAGGCTGCGATCGCCGGTCTGGAGGAGCTCGGCCTGGTGGTGGACGCGGATCTCAACGCCGTACGGTCCGGCGCACCGCGGCTGATCTCGCCGGATTACGCACGGGTCGCGGTCGCCGTGGTGCCGACGGACGAGGAGCTGGAGATCGCGAACCAGACCTTCGCCCTGGTCGACAACTGA